ACTAGAGAGCTActgatttattaaacttttttttttggcCCACTTGAAGTTTTATTAAACTATCCATATCTAAAGTTTACTAATAACAAAGTAGAGTAAACTGCCACAGAGTATAATCCAGCACAAAAACTACAAATTGCTTCCCTATATTACACAGGGTTTCCTCATTTTCACCAAGTGATTTATACTAGCATCAATATAATGATCATTCTTGCTCTTATTTCCAAACACCACTTTCATTTCTCTTGCATTTTCCCTCAATGCCTCCCCTTCTTCACTCACCATAGCTAATTTAATTGACTCAGCAACTGAGTCACTCGTAAAAGACCCGTCTTTCACATTTCTAGGAATCTCTACTCCCAATTTTTTTCCACTCAATAATCTCACATTCAAACCTTGGTCGTTCATAACAGGGAAAAATATTAAAACCCGCCCAAACGTGAGCCCTTCAATTGCGGAGTTCCATCCACAATGAGTCAAGAATCCACCTATTGATGAGTGGCTTAGTATCCTAACTTGTGGGACCCACCCGATGTTAACAACCCCATGACCCTTGATCCTCTCGAGAAAACCGTTAGGAAGCTGAGCTGACTCGGTGATTGACTTTCTTATCACCCAAAAGAAAGGCAAGCCCGAACGCTCCAACCCTAAAGCCAACTCACTGAGTTCGATTTGACTCAGAACTGCCTCACTTCCAAGTGCGACATAGACAACCGAGTTAGCCTGCTGTTCATCTAGCCATTTCTTAATAAGATCCCAATTTTCATCAATCCCATCATCATTTTCGAGTGAGGGGGGCAAAACACCAATTGGGATGACGGGTTTTTGATAAAGCTCACAAACAAGATCAAACCACTCCGGTTCAAATTCATAACTCGTTCGAAACAAAACCAAATCACAGCCATCAATGGAGGCTAGAAACCTTATGGTATCCGAAGTGCCTGATTCATTCCCGACCGCACCTTCGGTGTACTTTGTTACCTCGTGGAGGCGGTAAACTATATCCGATTTAAACGGGACCCATTCAGGCACCCGACAGTAATCCTCAGCTGCTGATCTCGTGACTTGGCCGGCATTTAACAGCAGAGATGGAGGTCCAAGAAAAGCTTGTGTTGCAGCAGTGAAAAGGCTAAAGTAAGCAGTAGAGACGCCAAGTCTTGATGCAAGAGAGGGTACCCAATGTGAAGCATAGTCAAAGATGATCCAGTCAACCCTTGGTGTTGAGGTTTGAAGAAAAGTCAAAAGAAGTGGCTCCAGAAGATCAAATGCTATTTTCAGAAACTGGGCTTTTTGGTAAGGTATGTCCATGGAAGACTCTGCATGTTCTGGCagactttccacttttggaaagggGAGTGAGACTAGTTTGATATTATGGGAGAGTTTAGGGGGTATTTTGGGAATTCTGTCCAGGTTTCTTGGAGTGGAAATGAATGAAATTTGATGGCCCTTTTGAGCTAAGATCTTAGAGAAGTGAAAGAAAGGTATGAGGTGGCCCATGGCTAGCCATGGGAACATCACTATATGGAGACCTTTTTCATCTCTTGTTTGCTCCATGGATGAAGCTGATACCCATCCCATGGAAGATGAGTTTAAAAAGCAAACATACAGGAGCCATGTTTGACCAAAAAGAAtctttttttaataaaagataAGCTTATGAGACGAACAGATATAATATTTTATGGTTTCGGTGGTTATTTAATAACTAAGGCTCATTACACTTTATCAAGGACTAAGTAGCACTGGAACGGGTACGGGATCGGGGTACGGGGACGATACGGGAACGAGGAACGACAAAACTCAAAATTCCAAGATACGGGTACggcaataaaaaatataaaaaaataaaaatatattaaacaaattccaaaaatactacatcttccaaaggtaattaattatcaataatcaaatcattttcaaattccGGTTCATCTAGTGAAAGATCGGCAATCGATAGAGAATTAGAGATGATGAGACTTGAGAGTTTAGAGATTAGAGAAGCCGAACATGATAGGTCTATTTATTTAGTGGCCGGTTGTGGAATTTGAAAgggtaaaaaccctaaaaataaatgGAAACGGGCTGGATACTTCTACCAGATACGTCCCCGACATTGGAAACGTTTAGGAAACGTCCCTGACGAGTACCCATGGTGTTTCCGTCCCCGACAAGTACCCGAGACGGGTACGGCCACATAAATGGAGTCCCCGTGCTACATAGATCAAGGACATATCCACAATTTCGGCTTAACAGCTTCATTTTTGGGCTTGGGTCAGGTTTAACACAGATTTCAGTTTTGAAAAAAGGGCCTGAATTTTAGACgtaatttttttaaacattaacTAAAACAGCAAACATTCAAATATATGCTTTTGATGGTCCGAATAACTCAATTTGGCTCCATTATTTATttttggcaaattggatttaaataatcccaactcactgttattggccaataataatcccaactcattaatcaccaataataatccaaactattcacttttgtttgtaaaatactcccagttaaaaaaaacactaactaggttaaaaattgctgatgtggcagttgatgtggcagtctacgtggcatttttgatgatgtggcagctgatgtggcaggtgacgtggcaagccacatcagcattttttaacctagttagtgtttttttaactgggagtattttacaaacaaagtgaatagttgggattattattggtgattaaatgagttgggattattattggccaataacagtgagttgagattatttaaatccaattttcctttattttttattataaaataaaactgAAATGTTTATGATGATTCCAATAAATTTGTTTAGCCTGAAACAGAAAACCATAAATGTGTAATTAATATGCAAATTGAGCTATGCAAGATCACAAACTAAGATGAATAAACATTAATTTGTTCAGGAAGAAGGATACTACAAAGGATGTTGTAGATGCGAcaatttgacccatttacttttgAACTAGTTAGATTAAAATGTAACCAAAGATTATGCAGATTTTCCATACCCAAACAAATGACTAAGGGTGAATTTCAAGTACTataaaaaaggaaaacaaaaatctAAGAGACTAAAACCAGAAAAGTTTAAAGTGTAATTCTGACCAATAAAGGGTAGCAGTGATCCTTGTCATAGTTAGGCCAGGTGGCATTCTTCTTGATGAAGCTTTCATGGCGTCTCCAAATTTCTGGATCATACATTTCATCTACAGTGAACCGCAACCCGTTTTCTTTGACCTCCTTTAGAAAATCATCCAATGAGTTTCCCCTTTTAGGCCCCAAAAATATGGCTTCTGAGGGCCCTTCCTTCTTCAGCAAGCATTTGATAGTCTGCACAAGGCCTTTGTGGAATTCTTTAAAGAACGTGCTGCGAGATTACAAACTAACTTCGCTATCAAACAAAGTAAAGAAATGGAAGCTAATATTGTAATTAGCACTAACAAGTTGTAGAGATTACCAATCACTTGCAACAATGATATCAAAGCTGTTGGAAAAATGCGAGAGCTCTTCATGATTCCAGTGCAGCATCATAGATTTCACGTTTGTGCCGCCAAATACGCTTGAATTGGCATTTATGTTACGTTGAATATCTAAATGTTAAAGCATCTCCAATTTGAAGCAGAAACAAAGgtcttaatttaaaaaaaaaaaaaaaaaaaaagacgcaTTGAagctatgatgatgatgatgatggaacaAAAAGGATACAACCAACTACTTGAGGATTTCCATCGGATATCACTACTTCTGATGCTTCTGTGACTGCTGCAATAAGCAATCCTGCTAAACCGTAACCTGACCCAAGTTCAATGACCTTTTTAGACCTGGATTAGTAGGGAAGCTGAATTACTGGATTATGATAGCCTGTATAAGTTCTTCCACAGGTGCAAAAAGAATAACAAGATAATCGTAAGAAGGAATTAATCCAACGGTAGGGACAAACGAATGTAATCACCTGAATAAGTCTAGCTGTGATAAACAATAATAGGCAAGAACTTCCTCTGATGGCCAAGAACCTGTTCAATGAGAAAGTAAATGAACATTATGAAAGGGGAAAGGGAgaaaaatattatataatatgAAGAAATTACTGAATGAATTAGGATGTCTATAGCGTTACGTTTACGTCCTGAACTCCTGATGCTAGGATAAAAGTAATGATTCAAAGAAATCAAATAGTTCCATGAAAGTCAATTTTTTTATCACATTTATGATCTATGAGTCTTCATACTTATCTTTTTGTTATCTTTTCTGTATTGCTATTGTTTACGGTTTGTATACCCTATTATACATTAGTATATCCCTG
Above is a window of Helianthus annuus cultivar XRQ/B chromosome 14, HanXRQr2.0-SUNRISE, whole genome shotgun sequence DNA encoding:
- the LOC110937509 gene encoding UDP-glycosyltransferase 91C1, producing MGWVSASSMEQTRDEKGLHIVMFPWLAMGHLIPFFHFSKILAQKGHQISFISTPRNLDRIPKIPPKLSHNIKLVSLPFPKVESLPEHAESSMDIPYQKAQFLKIAFDLLEPLLLTFLQTSTPRVDWIIFDYASHWVPSLASRLGVSTAYFSLFTAATQAFLGPPSLLLNAGQVTRSAAEDYCRVPEWVPFKSDIVYRLHEVTKYTEGAVGNESGTSDTIRFLASIDGCDLVLFRTSYEFEPEWFDLVCELYQKPVIPIGVLPPSLENDDGIDENWDLIKKWLDEQQANSVVYVALGSEAVLSQIELSELALGLERSGLPFFWVIRKSITESAQLPNGFLERIKGHGVVNIGWVPQVRILSHSSIGGFLTHCGWNSAIEGLTFGRVLIFFPVMNDQGLNVRLLSGKKLGVEIPRNVKDGSFTSDSVAESIKLAMVSEEGEALRENAREMKVVFGNKSKNDHYIDASINHLVKMRKPCVI
- the LOC110937510 gene encoding calmodulin-lysine N-methyltransferase isoform X1; translation: MEKSKKASSLRWGILRRALISSPSSTTDSADDPSETSVSRRANLGFGLIPFQLVDNDQLKSEEFKPSSLSKGREACVCYTLPNQSATKLFLYQRVDSCANLDDFRICNTYDIDNTGLVCSWPSEEVLAYYCLSQLDLFRSKKVIELGSGYGLAGLLIAAVTEASEVVISDGNPQVVGYIQRNINANSSVFGGTNVKSMMLHWNHEELSHFSNSFDIIVASDCTFFKEFHKGLVQTIKCLLKKEGPSEAIFLGPKRGNSLDDFLKEVKENGLRFTVDEMYDPEIWRRHESFIKKNATWPNYDKDHCYPLLVRITL
- the LOC110937510 gene encoding calmodulin-lysine N-methyltransferase isoform X2; the encoded protein is MEKSKKASSLRWGILRRALISSPSSTTDSDDPSETSVSRRANLGFGLIPFQLVDNDQLKSEEFKPSSLSKGREACVCYTLPNQSATKLFLYQRVDSCANLDDFRICNTYDIDNTGLVCSWPSEEVLAYYCLSQLDLFRSKKVIELGSGYGLAGLLIAAVTEASEVVISDGNPQVVGYIQRNINANSSVFGGTNVKSMMLHWNHEELSHFSNSFDIIVASDCTFFKEFHKGLVQTIKCLLKKEGPSEAIFLGPKRGNSLDDFLKEVKENGLRFTVDEMYDPEIWRRHESFIKKNATWPNYDKDHCYPLLVRITL